Proteins encoded within one genomic window of Pectobacterium araliae:
- a CDS encoding heme/hemin ABC transporter substrate-binding protein, translating into MKNWLFPLLLTLPLGVSAAERIVSIGGDVTEIIYALGAEKDLVARDSTSLHPEAVKKLPDVGYMRQLNTEGILAMKPSLVVASDLSQPSLILQQVADSGTKVIHVPAQPSLDVVPQKIGVIAQALGKDSEGKKLTETYQQQLAAVKTSPLPVNVLFVLSHGGMTAMAAGKNTPADTIIRHTGLKNAMQNVERYQPLSQEGVIASAPDLILISSQGLKTLGGDAQVWKLPGLELTPAGKNKRLLVVDDMAMLGFTLDTPTLMATLRQTAEAIK; encoded by the coding sequence ATGAAAAACTGGCTATTCCCCCTGTTATTGACACTCCCGCTGGGGGTGTCTGCTGCCGAACGTATCGTTTCTATCGGCGGCGACGTCACGGAAATCATCTATGCGCTGGGCGCGGAGAAAGATTTGGTTGCGCGCGACAGCACCAGCCTGCACCCGGAAGCGGTGAAGAAACTGCCTGATGTGGGCTACATGCGCCAGCTTAACACCGAAGGTATTCTGGCAATGAAACCGTCTCTGGTGGTCGCCAGCGATTTGTCCCAACCATCACTCATCTTGCAGCAGGTGGCGGACAGCGGTACCAAAGTGATTCACGTTCCTGCACAGCCTTCGCTGGACGTGGTGCCGCAGAAAATCGGGGTCATCGCACAGGCGCTGGGCAAAGACAGCGAAGGGAAAAAACTGACGGAAACCTATCAGCAGCAGTTGGCAGCAGTCAAAACGTCACCGCTGCCGGTTAACGTGCTGTTCGTTCTCAGCCACGGCGGCATGACCGCAATGGCCGCAGGCAAAAACACCCCAGCGGACACGATTATCCGCCATACCGGGTTGAAAAATGCCATGCAGAACGTTGAACGCTACCAGCCGCTGTCGCAGGAAGGCGTGATTGCCAGCGCACCGGATCTGATTCTGATCTCCAGTCAGGGGCTGAAAACGCTGGGCGGCGACGCACAAGTCTGGAAATTACCCGGTCTGGAACTGACGCCTGCTGGCAAGAACAAGCGTCTGTTAGTGGTCGATGATATGGCAATGCTGGGCTTTACGCTCGATACCCCGACTCTCATGGCGACGCTGCGTCAGACAGCTGAAGCGATAAAATGA
- the ppsR gene encoding posphoenolpyruvate synthetase regulatory kinase/phosphorylase PpsR: MERSVFYVSDGTAITAEVLGHAVLSQFPVNTVSYTLPFVESEARAKAVCEQINTLYQQTGVRPLVFYSIVTPTVRNIITSSDGFCQDIVQALVAPLQEELNIPPTPVANRTHGLTANNLGKYDARIAAIDYTLAHDDGISLRNLDQAQVILLGVSRCGKTPTSLYLAMQFGIRAANYPFIADDMDNLRLPDALKPFQHKLFGLTIDAERLAAIREERRGNSRYASLRQCRMELSEVEALFRKHQIKYLNTTNYSVEEISAKIIDILGMSRRMY; this comes from the coding sequence GTGGAAAGAAGCGTATTTTATGTCTCGGACGGTACGGCGATTACGGCTGAAGTATTGGGTCATGCCGTCTTATCCCAATTCCCCGTCAACACGGTTAGCTATACCTTGCCCTTCGTTGAAAGTGAAGCCCGCGCTAAAGCGGTGTGCGAACAAATCAATACGTTGTATCAGCAAACCGGTGTTCGCCCACTGGTGTTTTATTCCATCGTCACCCCCACCGTTCGTAACATTATTACCAGCAGCGACGGGTTTTGTCAGGATATTGTACAAGCGCTGGTTGCGCCCTTGCAGGAAGAATTAAATATTCCTCCGACGCCCGTTGCTAACCGCACTCACGGTTTGACTGCCAATAATCTGGGCAAATACGACGCGCGTATCGCGGCTATCGACTACACGCTGGCACACGATGACGGTATTTCGCTGCGCAATCTCGATCAGGCTCAGGTTATTTTGCTCGGCGTGTCACGCTGCGGTAAAACACCGACTAGCCTGTATCTGGCGATGCAGTTCGGTATTCGTGCCGCTAACTATCCTTTTATTGCTGATGATATGGATAACTTACGCCTGCCTGACGCGTTGAAGCCTTTCCAGCACAAGCTATTTGGGCTCACCATTGATGCCGAACGGCTGGCAGCCATTCGGGAAGAGCGCCGGGGCAATAGCCGCTATGCGTCGTTGCGCCAGTGCCGCATGGAGCTCAGCGAAGTTGAAGCGCTATTTCGCAAGCATCAGATTAAATATCTCAATACCACCAATTATTCCGTTGAGGAAATTTCCGCCAAAATTATCGATATCCTCGGCATGAGCCGAAGAATGTACTAG
- a CDS encoding 3-deoxy-7-phosphoheptulonate synthase: protein MLQTDELRSARIESLVTPQTLLSRLPISPDVAENVSSSRKKIEAILSGHDPRLLVVIGPCSIHDTDSALDYARRLAALRTQYQDRLEIVMRTYFEKPRTVVGWKGLISDPALNGTFQVNEGLEIARRLLLGVNQLGLPTATEFLDMVTGQYIADLISWGAIGARTTESQIHREMASALSCPVGFKNGTDGNTRIAVDAIRAARAQHMFLSPDKQGFMSVYKTQGNPFGHIIMRGGKKPNYHAEDIAAACAHLSEFSLPEHLVIDFSHANCQKQHRRQLDVADNICQQIRAGSRAIAGIMAESFLIEGNQSAINPLALTYGQSITDPCLSWQDTETLLARLASAVDSRF from the coding sequence ATGCTACAAACAGATGAACTGCGGAGCGCGCGCATCGAGAGTCTGGTTACGCCCCAAACGTTACTTTCCAGACTCCCAATTTCCCCTGACGTTGCCGAAAATGTGTCCTCATCACGCAAAAAAATTGAAGCGATTCTCTCCGGCCACGATCCCCGTTTACTCGTCGTGATTGGCCCGTGTTCCATCCATGACACCGACAGCGCATTAGATTATGCACGCCGTCTGGCTGCGCTACGCACGCAGTATCAGGATCGGTTGGAAATCGTCATGCGCACCTACTTTGAAAAACCGCGCACGGTCGTAGGTTGGAAAGGGCTGATTTCCGATCCTGCGCTTAATGGCACGTTTCAGGTGAATGAAGGGCTGGAGATTGCGCGCCGCCTGCTGCTAGGCGTCAACCAGCTTGGATTGCCGACCGCCACAGAATTCCTCGATATGGTCACCGGTCAATATATTGCCGACCTGATTAGCTGGGGGGCGATTGGCGCAAGAACCACCGAAAGCCAGATCCACCGCGAAATGGCCTCTGCACTGTCTTGCCCTGTCGGCTTCAAAAACGGGACAGACGGCAATACGCGTATCGCTGTCGATGCGATCCGTGCCGCGCGTGCCCAGCACATGTTTCTCTCGCCGGATAAGCAGGGTTTCATGTCCGTCTACAAAACCCAGGGCAATCCGTTTGGCCACATTATTATGCGTGGCGGGAAAAAGCCGAATTATCATGCGGAAGATATCGCCGCCGCTTGTGCGCATCTCAGCGAATTTTCTCTGCCCGAGCATCTGGTGATCGATTTCAGCCATGCTAACTGTCAGAAACAACATCGCCGTCAGCTCGACGTTGCCGATAATATTTGCCAGCAAATTCGCGCGGGTTCACGCGCCATTGCGGGCATCATGGCGGAAAGTTTCTTAATCGAAGGCAACCAGTCAGCCATTAATCCTCTGGCATTGACGTATGGGCAATCCATTACCGATCCTTGCCTGAGCTGGCAGGATACCGAAACGCTGTTGGCGCGTTTGGCAAGCGCCGTCGACAGTCGTTTTTAA
- the ppsA gene encoding phosphoenolpyruvate synthase codes for MSNNGPDLRNVLWYNQLGMHDVERVGGKNASLGEMITNLSDLGVAVPNGFATTAQAFNDFLNQSGINQRIYELLDRTDIDDLSQLASAGAQIRQWIIDTPFQPALEKAISDAYQQLADGEKEASFAVRSSATAEDMPDASFAGQQETFLNVQGIDAVMVAVKHVFASLFNDRAISYRVHQGYDHRGVALSAGVQRMVRSDLASAGVMFTIDTESGFDQVVFITSAYGLGEMVVQGAVNPDEFYVHKPTLQNNKPAIVRRNMGSKKIRMVYAASHEHGKQVRIEDVPSEQTARFSLTDDEVQALARQALLIEKHYGRPMDIEWAKDGHTGKLYIVQARPETVRSNGQVMERYHLPASGTVLVEGRAIGHRIGAGEVKVIQDISEMHLINAGDVLVTDMTDPDWEPIMKKAAAIVTNRGGRTCHAAIIARELGIPAVVGCGDATERLRKGQKVTVSCAEGDTGYVYQDLLDFSVKSSQIDEMPALPLKIMMNVGNPDRAFDFACLPNDGVGLARLEFIINRMIGVHPRALLEFDQQTPELQREIKALMQGYDDPVEFYVGRLVEGIATLAAAFSPKRVIVRLSDFKSNEYANLVGGERYEPEEENPMLGFRGAGRYVSPDFKACFALECEAVKRVRNVMGLKNVEIMIPFVRTVAQAEAVIAELASQGLRRGEDGLKIIMMCEIPSNALLADEFLQHFDGFSIGSNDMTQLALGLDRDSGVVSSLFDERNDAVKALLSMAIKAAKKQGKYVGICGQGPSDHEDFAIWLMEQGIDSLSLNPDTVVQTWLNLAEHK; via the coding sequence ATGTCCAATAACGGCCCTGATTTGCGTAATGTCCTTTGGTATAACCAGCTCGGTATGCACGATGTTGAAAGGGTAGGGGGCAAAAATGCCTCTTTGGGTGAAATGATCACCAACCTTTCAGATTTGGGCGTAGCCGTTCCCAACGGTTTTGCGACAACGGCGCAGGCGTTTAATGATTTTCTTAATCAAAGCGGGATCAACCAGCGCATTTATGAGCTGCTCGATCGCACCGATATTGACGACCTGAGCCAGTTGGCCAGCGCGGGCGCGCAGATTCGCCAATGGATTATTGATACGCCGTTCCAGCCAGCGCTGGAGAAGGCAATCAGTGATGCCTATCAGCAACTGGCTGATGGTGAAAAAGAGGCGTCATTTGCGGTGCGTTCTTCTGCCACGGCGGAAGATATGCCGGATGCGTCCTTTGCAGGCCAGCAGGAAACCTTCCTGAACGTGCAGGGTATTGACGCGGTAATGGTCGCGGTGAAACACGTATTTGCGTCGCTGTTTAACGATCGCGCGATCTCCTATCGCGTACATCAGGGGTATGACCACCGTGGTGTGGCGCTGTCGGCGGGTGTACAGCGTATGGTGCGTTCCGATCTGGCTTCCGCAGGCGTGATGTTCACCATCGATACCGAATCCGGTTTTGATCAGGTGGTATTCATCACCTCGGCTTACGGTTTGGGTGAAATGGTGGTGCAAGGGGCGGTGAACCCCGACGAATTCTATGTTCATAAGCCGACCTTACAGAACAACAAGCCTGCTATCGTGCGCCGTAACATGGGATCGAAAAAAATCCGTATGGTGTATGCCGCGAGTCATGAACATGGCAAGCAGGTACGGATTGAAGATGTGCCATCAGAACAAACGGCGCGTTTTAGCCTGACGGATGATGAAGTGCAGGCGCTGGCGCGTCAGGCACTGCTGATTGAGAAACACTATGGGCGCCCGATGGACATCGAGTGGGCGAAAGATGGCCACACCGGCAAACTCTATATCGTGCAGGCACGTCCAGAAACGGTACGCTCCAACGGTCAGGTTATGGAGCGTTATCACCTGCCAGCGAGCGGCACGGTGCTGGTAGAAGGTCGTGCGATCGGCCACCGTATCGGCGCGGGTGAAGTCAAAGTGATTCAGGACATCAGCGAGATGCACCTGATCAACGCGGGCGACGTGCTGGTGACGGACATGACCGACCCAGACTGGGAACCGATCATGAAGAAAGCGGCGGCGATTGTGACCAATCGCGGCGGACGTACCTGTCACGCGGCGATTATCGCACGCGAGCTGGGCATCCCAGCTGTCGTGGGCTGTGGCGATGCGACCGAACGTTTGCGCAAAGGGCAGAAAGTGACGGTCTCCTGTGCGGAAGGCGACACCGGTTATGTGTATCAGGATCTGTTGGACTTCTCTGTGAAGAGTTCACAAATTGATGAAATGCCTGCATTGCCGCTGAAAATCATGATGAACGTGGGTAACCCCGACCGCGCGTTTGATTTCGCCTGCTTGCCAAACGATGGCGTCGGTCTGGCGCGTCTGGAATTCATCATCAACCGCATGATTGGCGTGCACCCGCGTGCGCTGCTGGAATTCGATCAGCAAACTCCTGAACTGCAACGCGAAATTAAAGCGCTGATGCAGGGTTATGACGATCCGGTGGAATTCTACGTAGGTCGTCTGGTGGAAGGGATCGCGACGCTGGCAGCGGCATTCTCGCCGAAGCGTGTCATCGTCCGTTTGTCAGATTTTAAATCGAACGAATACGCCAATCTGGTCGGCGGCGAGCGCTATGAGCCGGAGGAAGAAAACCCGATGCTGGGCTTCCGCGGTGCTGGCCGCTACGTATCGCCAGACTTCAAAGCCTGTTTTGCACTGGAGTGTGAAGCGGTCAAACGCGTGCGCAACGTGATGGGGCTGAAGAACGTCGAGATCATGATCCCGTTTGTTCGTACCGTGGCGCAAGCGGAAGCGGTGATTGCCGAGCTGGCAAGTCAGGGTCTGCGCCGTGGCGAAGACGGCCTGAAAATTATCATGATGTGCGAGATTCCGTCCAATGCGCTGTTGGCCGATGAATTCCTGCAACACTTTGATGGTTTCTCCATCGGTTCAAACGACATGACGCAGTTAGCGCTGGGTCTGGATCGTGACTCTGGCGTGGTATCGTCACTGTTTGATGAACGCAACGATGCGGTGAAGGCGCTGCTGTCGATGGCGATTAAAGCGGCTAAGAAACAGGGTAAATACGTCGGTATTTGCGGTCAAGGCCCGTCAGATCACGAGGATTTTGCGATCTGGCTGATGGAGCAGGGCATCGATAGCCTGTCGCTTAACCCAGATACCGTGGTGCAAACCTGGCTGAATCTGGCTGAGCACAAGTAA
- the apbE gene encoding FAD:protein FMN transferase ApbE: MMPLAAKRLLLCGLFSLLAACDNSTPTAERPLLTIEGKTMGTFYSVKISGTVSEDKTQLQREIDALLEQANNEISTYRNDSVLSRFNQHRGMDLHPISNGMADIILTAFRIGNATHGAMDITVGPLVNLWGFGPQKQPTRIPSQQQIDVARENIGLNHLHLLSTERGEWIQKDLPDLYIDLSTLGEGYGADILAQLMMRKGITNYLVSVGGAISSRGVNAEGTPWRVAIQKPTDQENAAQAAVNLQGYAISTSGSYRNYFEEDSKRYSHVIDPETGRPITHQLVSATVIAPTALEADGWDTGLMVLGTEKALKLAEQQGLAVYLITKTDKGFSAVMTPQFKSFLIAAQ, translated from the coding sequence ATGATGCCTCTCGCCGCGAAGAGATTATTACTCTGTGGCTTATTCAGCCTTCTGGCAGCCTGCGATAATTCAACACCGACAGCAGAGCGTCCTTTATTAACCATTGAAGGTAAAACGATGGGGACGTTCTACAGCGTAAAAATTAGTGGCACTGTCAGCGAAGATAAGACACAACTGCAACGGGAAATTGATGCGCTGCTGGAGCAGGCTAATAACGAGATTTCCACCTACCGTAATGATTCCGTGCTGTCGCGTTTTAATCAGCACCGAGGGATGGATCTCCATCCCATCAGCAATGGCATGGCTGATATCATTCTGACCGCATTCCGTATCGGTAACGCCACGCACGGTGCAATGGACATCACCGTCGGCCCACTGGTTAACCTCTGGGGATTCGGCCCGCAGAAGCAGCCCACGCGAATTCCCAGCCAACAGCAGATCGATGTAGCACGGGAAAATATCGGGCTTAATCATCTGCACCTGCTCAGTACAGAACGAGGGGAATGGATTCAGAAAGATCTCCCGGATTTGTATATCGATCTCTCCACGCTGGGTGAAGGGTACGGTGCAGACATTCTCGCACAGCTTATGATGCGTAAAGGGATCACCAATTATCTGGTTTCTGTCGGCGGCGCAATTTCCAGCCGAGGGGTAAACGCAGAGGGAACACCGTGGCGCGTGGCGATCCAAAAGCCAACCGATCAGGAAAATGCAGCACAGGCGGCAGTGAATTTGCAGGGTTATGCGATCAGTACCTCCGGCAGCTATCGGAATTACTTTGAGGAAGACAGCAAGCGCTATTCTCACGTTATCGATCCCGAAACAGGAAGGCCGATTACTCATCAGCTGGTTTCTGCGACCGTGATTGCGCCAACCGCGCTGGAAGCCGATGGCTGGGATACGGGTTTAATGGTGTTGGGAACGGAGAAGGCGTTGAAGCTGGCGGAACAGCAGGGGTTGGCGGTTTATCTGATTACCAAAACGGATAAGGGCTTTAGCGCAGTGATGACGCCACAGTTCAAATCCTTCCTGATTGCGGCACAGTAA
- a CDS encoding hemin-degrading factor, translated as MQTSIYQQYLQAKVEHPRKYARDLAALLGISEAELTHARVEHDAQRLQGDAKVWLSALEQVGNTKSITRNEYAVHEHTGYYQNQTLDGHAGLILNPRELDLRLFLSQWASAFALRENTARGERQSIQFFDHQGDAILKVYTTDTTDMNAWQLFVEKFTSSDNPALALRPAGNNAAAEQVVAHNPQFEADWRAMTDVHDFFILLKRYNLTRQQAFNSVADDLAYRVENDALSQILFAAREDQNEIMVFVGNRGCVQIFTGTLERVERMEQHAEWINIFNKDFTLHLIEGAIAESWITRKPTADGIVTSLELYAADGSQIAQLFGQRTEGTPEQQQWRDQIDALKPHKDLAA; from the coding sequence ATGCAGACGTCTATTTACCAACAATACCTCCAGGCTAAAGTTGAGCATCCGCGTAAATACGCGCGTGATTTGGCAGCGCTACTCGGCATCAGCGAAGCGGAGCTGACGCACGCCCGTGTTGAACACGATGCGCAGCGCCTACAGGGTGACGCCAAAGTGTGGCTCAGTGCACTGGAGCAGGTTGGTAATACCAAGTCGATCACCCGCAACGAGTACGCCGTGCATGAACATACCGGCTACTATCAAAATCAGACGCTGGATGGACATGCCGGTCTTATCCTCAACCCGCGCGAGTTGGATCTGCGTTTGTTCCTTTCTCAATGGGCTTCCGCCTTTGCGCTGCGTGAAAATACCGCACGCGGTGAGCGCCAGAGCATTCAATTTTTCGATCATCAAGGTGATGCCATTCTGAAGGTCTACACGACCGACACCACGGACATGAACGCCTGGCAGCTATTCGTTGAGAAATTTACCAGCAGCGACAACCCCGCGTTGGCACTTCGTCCGGCAGGCAACAACGCCGCAGCCGAGCAGGTCGTTGCCCATAATCCTCAGTTTGAAGCAGACTGGCGTGCGATGACGGACGTACATGACTTCTTCATCCTGCTCAAGCGTTACAATCTGACACGTCAGCAGGCATTTAACTCGGTCGCTGACGATTTGGCCTACCGTGTAGAAAACGATGCACTGTCACAGATTCTGTTTGCCGCACGTGAAGATCAGAACGAGATCATGGTATTTGTCGGTAACCGTGGCTGTGTGCAAATCTTCACCGGGACGCTTGAGCGTGTAGAGCGTATGGAGCAGCATGCGGAATGGATTAACATCTTTAATAAAGATTTCACCCTGCATCTGATTGAAGGCGCGATCGCAGAAAGTTGGATCACGCGTAAACCGACAGCCGACGGTATTGTGACCAGCCTCGAACTCTATGCCGCAGACGGCTCTCAAATTGCACAACTCTTTGGGCAACGTACCGAAGGCACGCCGGAACAACAGCAGTGGCGCGACCAGATCGATGCCCTGAAACCGCATAAGGATCTCGCCGCATGA
- a CDS encoding FecCD family ABC transporter permease codes for MTPRFHPRTWLIALLLLMVALMVGAANMGALTLSLKMLWQTPLDDPIWHIWLNIRVPRVLLAILVGGALACSGAIMQGLFRNPLADPGLLGISSGAALCVALTIVLPLGLPPLLALYGPMFAAFAGSLAITAIIFILSRSEQGGLTRLLLAGIALNALCIALIGVLTYISTDQQLRQFSLWGMGSLGQAQWPMLLVASTLTIPAMIATLYYARRLNLLQLGDEEAHYLGVNVKRTKHILLLLSSLLVGVAVAVSGVIGFVGLIIPHLIRLHLGADHRWLIPGSILGGACLLLFADTLARTLLAPAEMPVGLLSSLIGGPYFLWLIVQHKGRGND; via the coding sequence ATGACACCACGGTTTCACCCGCGCACGTGGTTGATCGCGCTGCTGTTACTGATGGTGGCACTGATGGTGGGTGCCGCCAACATGGGCGCGCTAACCCTATCGCTCAAGATGTTATGGCAAACGCCGCTTGACGATCCGATCTGGCATATCTGGCTGAATATCCGCGTGCCCCGCGTGCTGCTGGCGATCCTCGTCGGTGGCGCGCTGGCCTGTTCTGGCGCGATTATGCAGGGGTTATTTCGTAATCCGCTGGCCGATCCTGGTCTACTTGGGATCAGCAGCGGTGCCGCGCTCTGCGTCGCGCTGACTATCGTGCTGCCGCTCGGCCTTCCCCCTCTGCTGGCGCTTTACGGCCCGATGTTCGCCGCTTTCGCGGGTAGTCTGGCGATTACAGCGATCATTTTCATCCTCAGCCGCTCCGAACAGGGTGGATTAACCCGGCTATTACTGGCAGGTATTGCGCTCAATGCACTGTGTATCGCGCTGATCGGTGTCCTGACCTACATCAGCACCGACCAACAGCTACGCCAGTTTTCACTCTGGGGTATGGGCAGCCTCGGGCAAGCACAGTGGCCAATGCTGCTGGTTGCCAGCACGCTGACCATCCCAGCCATGATCGCGACGCTGTACTATGCACGACGTCTGAACCTGTTACAGTTAGGGGATGAAGAAGCGCATTACCTTGGCGTCAACGTGAAGCGCACCAAGCACATTCTGCTGCTGCTCAGTTCGCTGCTGGTCGGCGTGGCGGTGGCGGTAAGCGGTGTGATCGGATTCGTCGGGCTAATCATTCCGCACCTGATACGTTTGCATCTGGGTGCCGATCATCGCTGGCTCATTCCCGGTTCCATCCTCGGCGGTGCCTGTCTGCTGTTGTTCGCCGATACGCTGGCACGCACGCTGCTTGCTCCGGCAGAAATGCCCGTTGGGCTGTTAAGCAGCCTAATTGGCGGGCCGTATTTCTTATGGCTGATCGTTCAGCATAAAGGGCGGGGCAATGACTGA
- the ydiK gene encoding AI-2E family transporter YdiK, which translates to MSKYSQPPRFDLARNLFSLVFITIMIIACFWVVQPFILGFAWACMVVIATWPMLIKFQALLWGRRSLAVLVMTLLLILLFIVPIAVLVSSVVDNSSALMSWGARQENFSPPTLEWLTSIPLVGEKLFNSWQTLLQSGGSGLFAKVQPYFGKTATWLVAQAAHIGRFLMHCSLMLIFSALLYYKGEAVAKAVRHFAIRLGQERGDAAVILAAQSIRAVALGVVVTAIVQSVLGGVGLGLSGLPYTTLLTVLMFLCCLAQLGPLLVLIPAIIWLYWTGDTTCGTILLVWSCFVGTIDNIIRPVLIRMGADLPMLLILSGVIGGLLAFGMIGIFIGPVVLAVSYRLLFAWMREIPEPQGILSVNTISTSNKESSQ; encoded by the coding sequence TTGAGCAAATATTCTCAGCCACCACGATTTGATCTGGCCAGAAACCTGTTCAGTCTGGTGTTTATTACCATCATGATTATTGCCTGCTTTTGGGTGGTACAACCTTTTATTCTGGGATTTGCCTGGGCATGTATGGTGGTGATTGCCACCTGGCCGATGCTGATCAAATTTCAAGCGCTACTCTGGGGGCGACGCTCTCTGGCGGTGCTTGTCATGACGCTGCTACTCATCTTGCTATTTATTGTGCCGATTGCCGTTCTCGTCAGTAGCGTGGTGGATAATAGCTCGGCACTAATGAGCTGGGGAGCCAGGCAGGAAAACTTTTCGCCACCGACGCTGGAGTGGCTGACATCCATTCCTTTAGTGGGAGAGAAGTTATTCAACAGTTGGCAGACGCTGTTGCAAAGCGGCGGCAGCGGTTTGTTCGCCAAGGTGCAACCTTATTTTGGTAAAACCGCGACCTGGCTGGTGGCACAGGCTGCGCATATCGGCCGTTTTCTGATGCACTGCTCTCTGATGCTGATCTTCAGCGCCCTGCTCTATTACAAGGGTGAAGCCGTTGCGAAGGCTGTGCGACATTTCGCTATTCGGCTGGGACAAGAGCGCGGCGATGCCGCGGTGATCCTGGCAGCACAGTCAATTCGTGCCGTCGCACTGGGCGTGGTGGTAACGGCCATCGTGCAATCGGTGTTAGGCGGAGTCGGTCTGGGGCTATCCGGGCTCCCTTACACCACACTATTAACCGTTCTGATGTTTCTGTGTTGTCTGGCGCAGTTGGGGCCACTTCTGGTATTGATTCCTGCAATTATCTGGCTGTATTGGACGGGTGATACCACCTGTGGCACCATCCTGCTGGTATGGAGCTGTTTCGTTGGCACCATTGATAACATTATTCGCCCAGTATTAATCAGAATGGGGGCCGATCTTCCTATGTTGCTGATTCTTTCAGGCGTGATTGGCGGGTTGTTGGCCTTTGGCATGATTGGGATATTTATTGGTCCAGTCGTCCTCGCCGTTTCCTACCGTCTGTTGTTTGCCTGGATGCGCGAAATCCCCGAACCACAGGGAATCCTCTCCGTTAACACCATCAGTACATCGAATAAAGAGTCATCGCAGTAA
- a CDS encoding heme ABC transporter ATP-binding protein: MTDSALDRTLVARHLRFQTNGRYLTDDVSLELHSGEIVAIIGPNGAGKSTLLRLLTGYLTPDEGECLLAGQPFSHWQPGALAKTRAVMRQHSGMAFAFSVRDVVAMGRSPHGRYPKNDDVIQQVMAQTGCLELATRDYRQLSGGEQQRVQLARVLAQLWHPEPTPGWLFLDEPTSALDLYHQQHLLRLLKQLTREQPLSVCCVLHDLNLAALYADRILLLHEGKLVAQGTPAQVLQADTLTHWYRADLSVGSHPDYTIPQVYLRQ; encoded by the coding sequence ATGACTGATTCAGCGCTCGACCGGACGTTAGTCGCACGTCATCTACGCTTTCAGACCAACGGACGCTACCTGACGGATGACGTCTCTCTGGAACTGCACAGTGGGGAAATCGTCGCGATTATCGGCCCTAACGGTGCGGGGAAATCCACCCTGCTCCGTTTACTAACCGGTTATTTGACGCCAGATGAAGGCGAGTGCCTGTTAGCCGGACAGCCTTTTTCGCACTGGCAGCCCGGCGCGCTGGCAAAAACGCGCGCGGTGATGCGTCAACATAGCGGCATGGCGTTTGCGTTTAGCGTGCGGGATGTCGTTGCGATGGGGCGTTCCCCTCATGGGCGCTACCCGAAAAATGATGATGTTATTCAGCAGGTCATGGCGCAAACGGGCTGTCTGGAACTGGCTACGCGCGACTATCGTCAGCTTTCCGGCGGAGAGCAGCAGCGGGTGCAACTGGCTCGCGTGCTGGCACAGCTGTGGCATCCAGAACCGACGCCAGGTTGGTTGTTTCTCGATGAACCGACTTCGGCGTTGGATCTGTACCATCAGCAGCACCTCTTACGGCTGCTCAAGCAGCTTACACGCGAACAGCCGTTATCCGTATGCTGCGTCCTGCATGACCTGAATCTGGCCGCGCTGTATGCCGATCGCATTCTGCTGCTGCACGAAGGAAAGCTGGTCGCACAAGGCACGCCTGCGCAAGTGCTACAGGCAGACACGCTGACCCACTGGTATCGCGCCGATCTCAGCGTCGGTTCACATCCTGACTACACCATTCCGCAGGTTTATCTGCGGCAATAG